GAGGTGCTGCAGGGCATCGACCTGGTGCTGCAGCCGGGCGAGGTGCTGGGCCTGGTCGGCCCCAACGGGTCGGGCAAGAGTTCGCTGCTCAAGTGCCTGGCCGGCCTGCGGCCGCTGAGCGGCGGCCACCTGCAGCTCGAAGGCCGTGCGCTGGCCGGCTGCACGCGCCAGGAGATCGCCCGTGCCGTCGCCTACGTGCCCCAGCACACCGGCCCCGGCATGTCGCTGCGGGTGCTGGACATGGTGCGGCTGGGCCGGCTGCCGCACCGGGGCCGCAGCTCGCCGCAGCAGGACGAGGCCATCTGCCTGGCCGCGATCGAGCGCCTGGCACTGGAGGCGCTGGCCCTGCGCCACTTCAGCGACCTCAGTGGCGGCGAGCGCCAGCGCGTGCTGATGGCCCGCGCCTGGGCCCAGCAAGGCCGCCTGCTGCTGCTGGACGAGCCCACCAGCGACCTGGACCTGCGCCACCAGCTCGCCACGCTGCAGACCGTGCGCGAGCTGTCGCGCCAGCGCGGCGCCGGGGCCGTCATCGCCATCCACGACCTGGCCCTGGCCGCGCGCTTTTGCGACCGGCTGCTGATGCTGCGCGGCGGCCGCGTGCTCGATGCCGGCGCGCCCGCGCAGGTGCTCACGCCCGCCAACGTGCAGGCGCTGTTCGGCGTCGGTGCGCGCATCGGCACCGATGGCGGGCTGCCCTATGTGATCCCGATGGACCCGACCCCCGACGAAAGCCCTTTCCCATGAACCCCAGCGATCCGATCCGCCCTCCCCTACGGCGCGCGGCCATTCTTCTGGCCAAGGCCTCCATCACAGGCGCGGCCGTTCGCGAGATGGAAGAACTCGCCCAGCGCGCCCAGTCCGCGATGGCGGGCCGCTTCGCGGCGGTGGTGCCTGCCTTCAGCGAACAGGGCAGCCCGAGCCTGCGCGAAGCGCTGGACGCCCTGGCCGCTGGGGACGTCGCGGACGAAATCGCCATCGTCCCGCTGCTCCTGCCGATGGAGCCGGGCTTTCGCACCTGGATCACCGGCGCGGTGCAGCGCTGGATGCGCGATGCGCAGGCGCCGCGGCGGCCCGGCGTGACGCTGTGCATGCCACCCGGCGACACCCTGGCCGTCGATGCGCTGGTGCACGGCCTGCTGCAATCCACCACGGTCCCCATCGACGCGCCCGCCGCGGCCCCTTCGGCCGGTTCGGTGATTCCGCCGCAAAAGCGCCGCGTGCTCGTCTGCCAGGGCGGCCCCTGCAACCACGCTGGCGCCGCGCTGGTCTGGGGCCACCTGCGCAACGAGCAAAAGCGCCTGGACTTGCGCAACACCGGCGACGGCATGATGAGCGCCCGCACCAGCTGCCTGGGGCCCTGCAACCTCGCGCCGGTGGTGCAGGTGTTCCCGGAAGGCACGTGGTACGGCGGCGTGGACGAGGCGGGCATCGACCGCATCGTCGAATCCCACCTGCTGCGCGGCGAGCCCGTGGCCGAGCTGGCCTACCCGCAGGTGCCCGGCAAGCAGACCCTGCGCTGAGAGACGGGCACCGCGCTCGGGCAGCGCCACGCCGACGGCTTTCTGCAGCCGCCGGATCGCCTGAACGCATCCACCCCGTTTGCAAGACGGTGCCGGGCGGCCCGCCCCATGCCTGGCGTCCGCCACCGGAGAAATCCCCATCGAAATGGGCTCCAGCGCAATCAAATCTAGGGCATGATGCTATTAAATAAATAGCAAATTGCCCTGACCCCATTCGCCGGGGGCGGACGGCGCCGAGCCGCCCGCCCCCGGCGCCCGCTCAGAACGTCGCCTTCACGCCCACCTTCAGGCTGCGGCCCGGCAGCGGCGACTTCGGAAACGCCGTGGTGGTCAGGATCGACGTGGCGCTGTAGGCCAGCTTGTCGGTGATGTTGTCGAGGCGGGCATACCACAGCAGGTTGCTGCGGGTGGCGCCGAACTGCACCTGCTGGTGGTAGCCCACCGAGGCGTTCCACAGCGTGTAGGCGCCGGTGGTGCGGGTGCCGTCGCTGGGCACGCGGTCCTGGGCGGCCAGGTGGTCAAAGCCCACGCCGGCGCGCCACGGGCCGCTGGCCCAGGCCAGCGTGCTGCCCAGGCGCAGCGGCGCGATGCGCGGCAGCGGCTCGCCCGTGTCCTCGTTGGTGGCGCGCACGAGGTCGCCACGCAACTGCAGGTCGAGCGTCGATGCCGTGTCGCCGAACAATGTGGCGCCGGCCAGCCCGCTCTCGCCCACCAGGCGCACGCTGCCGCTCGCCTCCAGGCCGTAAAACTTGGCGCGCACGCCCTGGTAGCGGTACTCCGGCAGCGCACCATCCGTGCCGGCGGGCACGCGCTTGCCGTCTTCCGTCAGGCTGGCGCCCGTGGGCGTGAGGCCGATGTAGTTGGAGAACCGGCTGTAGAACGCGGTGACGGCGAATCGCTGGGGCCCGCTCTTCCAGGCGGCGCCCACGTCGATGCTGGTCGCCTTCTCCAGGCCCAGGCGGCTGTCGCCCGTCTCCCAGGCGCCGGTGGCGATGTGCGGGCCGTTGGCGAACAGCTCGTAGTCCTTGGGTGCGCGCTGGGTGTACGACAGGTTGGAGGTGAGCTGCCAGTCGGGCGCCAGGTTCACGAGCGCGCCCACCGCCGCGCTGTGCGGGTGGAAGGTGTGCTTGCCCGTGTCGAAGCGGTCGGTGTCGGCGCTGCCGAACGATTCCACGCTCACCTGCTCGGTGCGGGCGCCGAAGGTCAGCTTGCCCCAGCCGGTGGCCAGTTCCTCGTGCGCGAACAGCGCGGTGGACCGGCTGCGGCTGTAGGGCGCGAAGGCCTCTTCGCCCACCGCCGAAAAGCGCGACGATTCGGCCTGCAGCCCGATCACGCCCTGCAGCGCGCCCAGCGGCGCGTGCTTGGCCTCCAGCCGCAGGTCGTTGCCCCGGTTGCGGAAGGTGGTGCCGGCCTCGCCGCCCGCGAATTCGGTGTGCACGTAGTCGGTGTGGCTGGCCTGCATCTTGATGCTCTGCAGCGGGCCCGCGTCGATGCGCCACTCGCCGTCCAGCGCGTAGCGGTTGGAGCGCATGCCGATGGTCACGTCGTCCTCGGCCACGGTGCCGTAGTCGTTGCGGTAGGTGCTGGCCGAGGCGCCCAGGTAGCCGCGGTCGAAGAACACCGTGCCGCCCACCGCGCCGCCGCGCGTGTGGCTGGCGGAGTTGCAGATGCGGCGCGCCAGGCCCGGCGAGCCGGGCTTTTCGCAGGCCAGGTCGGCCGGGGCGCGCACGTGGTCGGTGTCGCGGTCGAACACGTCCACGTGCAGCGCATAGCGGTCGTTGCCGCCCTCCACCATCGCGCCGCCCGAGCGCTCGCCGTTGCCCGTGGCGGCCGCCGCCTCGGCTTTGCCGGCCACGCCGTTGATGGGCTCGCGGGGAATGCGGTTGTCGATCACGTTGACCACGCCGCCCACGGCGCTGCCGCCGTACAGCAGCGCCGCCGGGCCGCGCAGGACCTCGATGCGCTCGGTCACCAGCGCCTCGGTGGGCACGGCATGGTCGAAGCTCAGGGCCGAGGCGTCCAGCGTGGCGCCGCTGTTTTGCAGGATGCGGATGCGGTCGCCGTCCAGCCCGCGGATGATGGGGCGGCTGGCGTTGGGGCCGAAGTAGGTGCTGCTCACGCCCGGCAGGCCGTCCAGCGTCTCGCCCAGGGTGGACTGGGTGCGCAGGGTGAGCGCATCGCCCGACAGCTGCGCGGCCGGCGCGACCACGGTGGCGGCACCCAGCGGGTTGCCGGTGACGGTCACCTCGGGCATGCGCGCGGCCGGCGCCGTGGGCCCGGTCGGCGTGGTGGCGGAGGCACTGGCGGACGCCGCGGGGTCGGACGCGTTGGCCGCCTGGGCGTGCACGGCCGGCAGCAGGCCGGGACCGCCCAGCGCCAGCAGCGCGGCCCAGGCCAGGGGGCGCAGCGTGGCGCGCCGCGCAGCGGGAACGCGCGCCGAAAGCGCGGTGAGGGGCGCAGCAGGCTGCGCGGTGCGGTGGGGGGAGTTCATGGATTCAGGCTTCACGAAAAGGGGCGGCGGCCTGCGCGCGCACGGCGCCGTTCTCCTGCGGCCCGGGCAGGCCCGGGCGGGCGGAACGGCCTGTGCGTGGCGCAGGCAGCCAATCAGGCAAAAAAGTGCCACCAGCGCAAATTCGACTAGGGCAGGTAGCTATCAAAAAAGGAGCATCACCGCGCTGCGGCCAGCGGTGGCCGGGGCGGTGCGGAGACGGCGCGGTCAGCCCCGTGCGGGGGGCGCGCGGGCGAGAAAGGCCGACCGCTGGCGCGTGCCGGTGTGCGAGGCGTGTTCCGGCAGCGGTGCCTGCGCGGCGCCGTGCACCGTCGGCAGCACCAGGGCCGCCAGCAGCGCGCCGCCGAGCAGCAACTGGTCCAGCAGCTGGCAGTCGGCGCCGTGGTGGCCGGCGAACAGCGCATGGAGGCCGTCGCCGCCCTGCCCTGGCAGGACATCCGGCGCCGTGGGGACCGTAGGAGCCACGGCCCGGTGCGCCACGCCCGCTGCCGGCCAGGAGACAGAGGCCGAGGCCAGGCCCGGCGCCACGGCCGACGGCCCCGCTCCCACGCCGTGCACCACCTGGTGCATGCGGCCGAGCAATGGCGCCAGCAGCAGCGCGAACGCGATCCACCAGACGGCGATGCGTCGGCGGTGCGGCAATGGCTGCGGGCGCGCGGGTGTCATGGGGAACGTGGGGACGGCGGGTCTGGGCGCTGTGTCAGCGAAGCACTCGCATCACTGGACGGGCCTGGCGTCGACCATGCGGTAGAACAGGCCGTACTCGTCGTTGCGCAGCGTCTCGAAGCGGCCCTCGACCACCACGGGTTCGAGCGAATACGTGACGGGAGACGAGGCCTTCACCTCGACCATGCTCTCCGGCCCGCCGGGAATGCAGAAGGCGCAGGTCAGCGGCACCGAGGTGAGCAAAAAGTGCCGCTGCTGCGGCTTGGCCGTCATGGGCACCATGAAGCCCTGCACGCGCTGCACGGTTTGGTTCAGCGCCTTCTGCTCGGGGTTGAAGACCGGCTCGATGCGGGTCTTGAGGGTTTTCTTCTGCAGGTTGGTCAGCGTGGACCAGGGGACCACGTCGCTGCGGGTGGGCAGCGGCTTGATCGGGCTTTGCGGGCTGTGGTAGCCCGCGCCGTTGCCCTGGGGCAGCCCACCGCCGCCCAGCGGGGACGACAGCGCCGCGCCGGCACCGTCCGGCGCCTGCGCGCCGGCCACGCCGCAGGCCAGCAGGCAGGCGAATGCGAGGGGGATGGCTTTCATGCGGGGGTCCTCAAAAAGGCGGCGAACGGCGGCCGGGCGCCCTGCCCGGCCTGTGCGATTGTCGCAGGCGCCCGGCCGGGGCGGGCGCGGGGACGGATCAATGCTGGTGCTTCATGCCGCAGAACTTGCCAATGGCCAGGCCCTTGCACGCCGCCTGCAGTTCCTTCTCGCAGGTGTCGTGGCCCTTGCCGGATTCCAGGCACTTGGCGGCGGCCTCGTGCGCGGCGGCCATGGCGCGGTGGCGCTGGATGTCGGCCTGGGTATCGGCGTCGGAATGCTGCTGCGCCTGGGCGGCAACGGTGGCCAGCAGCAAGAGCGGTGCGAGCGCCATGGCGCGGAGTCGGGAGGTGGCGGTCATGGAAAAAAGTCCTTTCAGGGAGGTGGGTGACAAAAACAGAGGGGAAGGGTTCGGGGGCGTCCAGGCATTCCAGGTCAGGGCCGCACCAGCAGGTCGGCCACGTCCACCCGGTACGCCTGCACGGCCGGCAGCAGCGCCGCCACCACCGCCACGGCCACCGCGAGGCTGGGCACCGCCCATTCCTCGGGCAGCCACAGCGCGCCGGAGACGGGCATGGCGTTCTGCGCCTGCAGCATCCAGCCCACCACCGCCGCCAGCGCATGGCCGGCGGCCAGGCCCAGGGCCGAGGCGATCAGCGCCAGCCACAGCGCCTCGGCCAGCAGCAGCCCACCCACACGCGCGGGCGAGGCGCCCAGCATGCGCAGCATGGCCAGGTCGGCGCGGCGCTCGCGCACGGCGTTCCACAGCGCGATGAAAACGCTCAACGCCGCCACGCCCAGCAGCACCGCGCCGAAGGCCTGCAGCACATCGGCGCCCACGCCCAGCAGGCGCAGCAGGCGCGTCACCTCGACGGCGGGTGCGGCGGCCTGCATGGGGGTGTTGGCATTGATGTAGCGCGGCAGGGTCACGGCCGCGAGCGGGCTGCGGTAGCGCACCAGCGCCAGCGTCACCTCGCGCTCCTGGCGCAGCGCCTCCAGATCGTCGGGGTCGTCGGCCTGCGCGCTTTCGTGCACCTTCCACACGGATTCGGTGGCGGTGAGCACCAGCCGGTCCAGCACGCAGCCGCAGGGCGCGAGCACGCCCGCCACGGTGTAGGGGTGGTCGCCGTGCGCGTGCCCGCCGCCGGCCAGGCCATGGCTGCCCACGAACCGCCGGCCCAGCAGCGCGTCGCCCTGCCCCGGCGCGGCATCCTGCGCGGCGCTGGCCATGGCGCGCGCCACCGTTGCGCCCAGCACGGCCTCCATGGGCTGCTGCCACAGGCGGCCCTGGGCCAGCGCGGCGCCGTAGTGCGCGGGGTACTGGGGCGTGGTGCCCACGATGCGGTAGCCGGAGAAGCTGTCGCCCA
This region of Acidovorax sp. GBBC 1281 genomic DNA includes:
- a CDS encoding DUF3299 domain-containing protein; this encodes MKAIPLAFACLLACGVAGAQAPDGAGAALSSPLGGGGLPQGNGAGYHSPQSPIKPLPTRSDVVPWSTLTNLQKKTLKTRIEPVFNPEQKALNQTVQRVQGFMVPMTAKPQQRHFLLTSVPLTCAFCIPGGPESMVEVKASSPVTYSLEPVVVEGRFETLRNDEYGLFYRMVDARPVQ
- a CDS encoding TonB-dependent receptor, which produces MNSPHRTAQPAAPLTALSARVPAARRATLRPLAWAALLALGGPGLLPAVHAQAANASDPAASASASATTPTGPTAPAARMPEVTVTGNPLGAATVVAPAAQLSGDALTLRTQSTLGETLDGLPGVSSTYFGPNASRPIIRGLDGDRIRILQNSGATLDASALSFDHAVPTEALVTERIEVLRGPAALLYGGSAVGGVVNVIDNRIPREPINGVAGKAEAAAATGNGERSGGAMVEGGNDRYALHVDVFDRDTDHVRAPADLACEKPGSPGLARRICNSASHTRGGAVGGTVFFDRGYLGASASTYRNDYGTVAEDDVTIGMRSNRYALDGEWRIDAGPLQSIKMQASHTDYVHTEFAGGEAGTTFRNRGNDLRLEAKHAPLGALQGVIGLQAESSRFSAVGEEAFAPYSRSRSTALFAHEELATGWGKLTFGARTEQVSVESFGSADTDRFDTGKHTFHPHSAAVGALVNLAPDWQLTSNLSYTQRAPKDYELFANGPHIATGAWETGDSRLGLEKATSIDVGAAWKSGPQRFAVTAFYSRFSNYIGLTPTGASLTEDGKRVPAGTDGALPEYRYQGVRAKFYGLEASGSVRLVGESGLAGATLFGDTASTLDLQLRGDLVRATNEDTGEPLPRIAPLRLGSTLAWASGPWRAGVGFDHLAAQDRVPSDGTRTTGAYTLWNASVGYHQQVQFGATRSNLLWYARLDNITDKLAYSATSILTTTAFPKSPLPGRSLKVGVKATF
- a CDS encoding (2Fe-2S) ferredoxin domain-containing protein, which produces MNPSDPIRPPLRRAAILLAKASITGAAVREMEELAQRAQSAMAGRFAAVVPAFSEQGSPSLREALDALAAGDVADEIAIVPLLLPMEPGFRTWITGAVQRWMRDAQAPRRPGVTLCMPPGDTLAVDALVHGLLQSTTVPIDAPAAAPSAGSVIPPQKRRVLVCQGGPCNHAGAALVWGHLRNEQKRLDLRNTGDGMMSARTSCLGPCNLAPVVQVFPEGTWYGGVDEAGIDRIVESHLLRGEPVAELAYPQVPGKQTLR
- a CDS encoding ABC transporter ATP-binding protein, with amino-acid sequence MSGASATAPPALVRAEGLRSRYGGRASPEVLQGIDLVLQPGEVLGLVGPNGSGKSSLLKCLAGLRPLSGGHLQLEGRALAGCTRQEIARAVAYVPQHTGPGMSLRVLDMVRLGRLPHRGRSSPQQDEAICLAAIERLALEALALRHFSDLSGGERQRVLMARAWAQQGRLLLLDEPTSDLDLRHQLATLQTVRELSRQRGAGAVIAIHDLALAARFCDRLLMLRGGRVLDAGAPAQVLTPANVQALFGVGARIGTDGGLPYVIPMDPTPDESPFP
- a CDS encoding FtsX-like permease family protein, whose amino-acid sequence is MKNIANVLGLSWRYLWSRPLPAALNLLLLALGLAAVTLVLLVSRQIDQAFERDVQGIDLVVGAKGSPLQLILAGVFHIDVPPGNIALADFEALARQPLVAEAIPLSLGDSFSGYRIVGTTPQYPAHYGAALAQGRLWQQPMEAVLGATVARAMASAAQDAAPGQGDALLGRRFVGSHGLAGGGHAHGDHPYTVAGVLAPCGCVLDRLVLTATESVWKVHESAQADDPDDLEALRQEREVTLALVRYRSPLAAVTLPRYINANTPMQAAAPAVEVTRLLRLLGVGADVLQAFGAVLLGVAALSVFIALWNAVRERRADLAMLRMLGASPARVGGLLLAEALWLALIASALGLAAGHALAAVVGWMLQAQNAMPVSGALWLPEEWAVPSLAVAVAVVAALLPAVQAYRVDVADLLVRP